A window of uncultured Litoreibacter sp. contains these coding sequences:
- a CDS encoding HlyU family transcriptional regulator — translation MSLFSKLFGGSSGSKPEVQSVDYNGFKITPTPMPEGARFRLSAQIEKGEQSHTLVRADVLDSHDAAAEAAVNKAKQVIDEQGERLFS, via the coding sequence ATGTCACTCTTTTCTAAGCTGTTCGGCGGTTCCTCGGGATCAAAGCCCGAGGTGCAGAGCGTCGACTATAACGGCTTCAAGATCACGCCAACCCCGATGCCCGAGGGCGCGCGCTTCCGGTTGTCCGCCCAGATCGAGAAGGGCGAGCAAAGCCATACGCTGGTGCGCGCCGATGTGCTTGACAGCCACGACGCCGCCGCCGAGGCCGCGGTGAACAAAGCCAAGCAGGTGATTGACGAGCAGGGCGAGCGGCTCTTTTCCTGA
- a CDS encoding SRPBCC family protein, protein MRILKWILGIVAVLAVAFVAVGMLLPREVTVERSAEINATADKVFPHVNNPKATEAWSPWLGLDPDVQTTYGDIAEGVGAKMEWASDNPQVGSGKMEIIESVPNERVASALDFGDMGTATATYQLTEAGGKTTVTWGLTADMGAGPVGRWFGLKMDDWVGADYEKGLANLKALVEG, encoded by the coding sequence ATGCGCATTCTCAAATGGATATTGGGCATCGTTGCGGTGCTGGCCGTGGCCTTTGTGGCCGTTGGCATGTTGCTGCCGCGCGAGGTGACGGTGGAACGCTCAGCGGAAATTAACGCGACCGCCGACAAGGTGTTCCCGCATGTCAACAACCCCAAAGCGACGGAGGCATGGTCGCCATGGCTCGGCCTCGACCCGGATGTGCAGACCACCTATGGCGACATTGCCGAAGGCGTGGGCGCCAAGATGGAATGGGCGTCCGACAACCCGCAGGTCGGCAGCGGCAAGATGGAAATCATCGAAAGCGTGCCCAATGAGCGTGTCGCCTCAGCGCTGGATTTCGGCGATATGGGGACCGCCACGGCCACCTATCAGCTGACAGAGGCAGGTGGAAAAACCACCGTGACCTGGGGGCTGACGGCGGATATGGGCGCAGGGCCGGTGGGCCGCTGGTTCGGGTTGAAGATGGATGATTGGGTCGGCGCGGATTACGAAAAGGGCCTCGCCAACCTCAAGGCGCTGGTGGAAGGATAA